A region of Carassius gibelio isolate Cgi1373 ecotype wild population from Czech Republic chromosome B11, carGib1.2-hapl.c, whole genome shotgun sequence DNA encodes the following proteins:
- the LOC127968168 gene encoding nicotinamide phosphoribosyltransferase has protein sequence MMAAQDFNFLLATDSYKITHYKQYPPNVNKVYSYFECRHKKGGQHNEVVFFGLQYLLKKYLAGRVVTEEKIQEAKVFYQLHFKQSVFDEEGWRKVLEKYDGRLPIRIKAVPEGKIIPRGNVLFTVENTDPDFFWLTNFIETMLLQMWYPITVATISREFKKILAKHLKATSGSLEGLDVKLHDFGYRGVSSQESAALGGAAHLVNFCSTDTVAGLLMAQRYYACPMAGFSIPAAEHSTIISWGKSREKDAFECMLEQFPSGPVAVVSDSYDIFKACKHIWGDKLKERVMERSEDSALIIRPDSGDPAQTLIEVIKILEECFGCSLNSVGYKVLPSYLRIIQGDGIDLNSINEILEKLSDEGWSAENVFFGCGSALLQKINRDTLNCAFKCSYVETNGKGMDVCKQPVTDPSKGSKRGRLSLRRNSDGLIETVERGAGKPQEDMLVTVFENGTILQEYTLDEIRKAAQIWEEDVSPSEHNKEDNTSLEIHQKLIMNGVH, from the exons ATGATGGCAGCTCAAGATTTCAATTTTTTACTAGCGACGGACTCTTATAAG ATTACCCACTACAAGCAATACCCACCCAATGTCAATAAAGTGTACTCCTATTTCGAGTGTCGGCACAAAAAGGGGGGGCAGCATAACGAGGTGGTGTTTTTTGGCCTCCAGTATCTTCTAAAGAAGTACCTAGCAG GTCGAGTTGTCACAGAGGAAAAGATTCAGGAGGCGAAAGTCTTTTATCAGTTGCACTTTAAACAGTCAGTGTTCGATGAAGAGGGATGGAGGAAAGTTTTAGAG AAATATGATGGCCGCCTTCCAATCCGTATCAAAGCAGTTCCCGAGGGGAAGATCATCCCCAGAGGGAACGTTCTTTTCACTGTGGAGAACACGGATCCAGATTTCTTCTGGCTCACCAATTTTATTGAG ACAATGCTGCTCCAAATGTGGTACCCCATCACCGTGGCAACAATCTCCAGGGAGTTCAAAAAGATTCTGGCCAAGCACCTGAAGGCCACGTCAGGGAGCCTGGAGGGTCTGGACGTCAAACTGCATGATTTTGGCTACAGAGGGGTGTCCTCGCAAGAG TCGGCAGCACTTGGTGGAGCGGCTCATCTGGTGAATTTCTGCAGCACAGATACAGTGGCGGGTCTGCTGATGGCACAACGATACTATGCATGTCCTATGGCTGGGTTCTCCATCCCTGCTGCAGAACACAG TACTATCATCTCCTGGGGCAAGAGCCGAGAGAAAGATGCGTTTGAGTGTATGCTGGAGCAGTTTCCCTCTGGGCCTGTAGCTGTGGTTAGCGACAGTTATGATATTTTTAAGGCTTGTAAGCACATCTGGGGGGACAAGCTGAAGGAGAGAGTGATGGAGAGGAGTGAGGATTCTGCGCTCATTATTCGTCCAGACTCCGGGGACCCCGCTCAAACCCTCATAGAG GTGATAAAGATTTTGGAGGAGTGTTTCGGATGTTCTCTAAACTCAGTTGGTTACAAGGTGCTCCCATCATACCTGCGCATTATCCAGGGGGATGGAATTGATCTGAACTCGATTAATGAG ATTCTTGAGAAACTGAGCGATGAGGGTTGGAgtgctgaaaatgtgtttttcggTTGTGGAAGTGCACTGCTGCAGAAAATCAACAGAGACACGCTAAACTGCGCTTTTAAGTGCAGCTATGTGGAGACCAATGGCAAAGGC ATGGACGTCTGTAAGCAGCCAGTGACGGACCCGTCTAAAGGGTCCAAGCGTGGACGTCTCTCTCTGAGGAGAAATTCAGATGGCCTCATTGAGACGGTGGAAAGAGGAGCAGGCAAACCACAGGAG GACATGTTGGTGACTGTGTTTGAAAATGGGACCATCCTTCAGGAGTACACTCTGGATGAGATCCGTAAAGCTGCTCAGATTTGGGAAGAAGATGTGAGCCCTTCCGAGCACAACAAAGAGGACAACACTTCTCTGGAGATCCACCAGAAACTCATAATGAACGGCGTGCATTAA